Proteins found in one Mycoplasma sp. 1578d genomic segment:
- the rplE gene encoding 50S ribosomal protein L5: MLKNVYLEKAVPALKEKFNYSSPMQVPRIEKVVLNMTAGKEVSNSKAIEEVLNELTLIAGQKPFQTKAKKSNASWKLREGMPMGGKVTLRRERMWEFLDKLINVAMPRIRDFRGANPKSFDGRGTFALGIKEEIIFPEIEFDKIRRIKGLDVIIVTTAKTNKEARTLLELIGVPFEKKGDK, from the coding sequence ATGCTCAAGAATGTTTATTTAGAAAAAGCAGTTCCTGCACTTAAAGAAAAATTTAATTACTCTTCACCAATGCAAGTTCCACGAATTGAAAAAGTGGTACTTAATATGACAGCTGGAAAAGAAGTTTCAAACTCAAAAGCGATTGAAGAAGTTTTAAATGAACTTACTTTAATTGCTGGACAAAAACCATTTCAAACCAAAGCTAAAAAATCAAACGCTTCATGAAAACTTCGTGAAGGAATGCCTATGGGAGGAAAAGTTACCCTTCGTAGAGAGCGTATGTGAGAATTTTTAGACAAACTTATCAACGTTGCAATGCCACGTATTCGTGATTTCCGTGGTGCAAATCCTAAATCATTTGATGGTAGAGGTACCTTTGCTTTAGGAATTAAAGAAGAAATCATTTTCCCAGAAATTGAATTTGACAAAATCCGTCGGATCAAAGGACTTGATGTGATTATTGTCACCACCGCAAAAACTAATAAAGAAGCTAGAACATTACTTGAATTAATTGGTGTTCCATTTGAGAAAAAAGGAGATAAATAA
- a CDS encoding type Z 30S ribosomal protein S14 gives MARKALIEKAKRHPKFSSRAYTRCELCGRPHAVLRKYKVCRICFRNLAHEGKIPGMKKASW, from the coding sequence ATGGCTAGAAAAGCACTTATTGAAAAAGCAAAACGCCACCCTAAATTCTCATCTCGTGCATATACACGTTGCGAATTATGTGGTCGTCCACATGCGGTTTTAAGAAAATACAAAGTATGTCGTATCTGCTTTAGAAACCTTGCACACGAAGGTAAAATCCCAGGTATGAAGAAAGCGAGCTGATAA
- the rpsH gene encoding 30S ribosomal protein S8 — protein sequence MFITDPISDLIVRIKNANARKHKTVEIPFSNKKEAIVKLIQSEGYIHSYSVEGEGINKKIVLALKYKGSQSAIIGIKRVSKPGLKVYVKSSEIPTVLSGYGTVIMSTSKGLMTGKEAKKENVGGEVVAYIW from the coding sequence ATGTTTATTACAGATCCAATTTCAGATTTAATCGTGCGTATTAAAAACGCTAACGCAAGAAAGCATAAAACCGTAGAAATTCCATTCTCAAATAAAAAAGAAGCAATTGTCAAATTAATTCAATCAGAAGGTTACATTCATTCTTATTCAGTTGAAGGTGAAGGAATTAACAAAAAAATAGTTCTTGCCCTTAAATATAAAGGTTCTCAATCAGCAATTATTGGAATTAAAAGAGTTTCAAAACCTGGACTTAAAGTTTATGTTAAATCTTCAGAAATTCCTACTGTTTTATCAGGATATGGAACAGTGATTATGTCTACTTCAAAAGGACTAATGACTGGAAAAGAAGCTAAGAAAGAAAATGTTGGTGGCGAAGTCGTTGCCTACATTTGATAG
- the rplF gene encoding 50S ribosomal protein L6, with protein sequence MSRVGNRILTIPAGTSVTVDGTKVTVSGKLGTLSREFSSKIAVSVQDNQVTTVRANEEKTTKQLHGTTNAHIANMITGVSQGFTKELEIKGVGYKAALKGTQLVISAGYSHEVTLEVPANVKATLAKPTEITLFGIDKQSVTSFAAIVRSVRKPSVYSGKGISYKGEKIRRKEGKTSSK encoded by the coding sequence ATGTCACGTGTTGGAAATCGTATCTTAACAATTCCTGCTGGAACTAGTGTTACTGTTGATGGGACTAAAGTAACCGTTTCAGGAAAATTAGGAACTCTTAGTAGAGAATTTAGTTCAAAAATTGCTGTTTCAGTTCAAGACAACCAAGTCACCACAGTTCGAGCAAACGAAGAAAAAACTACTAAACAATTACACGGAACCACCAATGCTCATATTGCCAATATGATTACTGGTGTTTCACAAGGTTTTACCAAAGAACTTGAAATTAAAGGAGTTGGGTATAAAGCTGCATTAAAAGGAACTCAATTAGTTATTTCGGCTGGATACAGTCATGAAGTGACCTTAGAAGTTCCTGCAAATGTCAAGGCTACTTTAGCTAAACCAACTGAAATTACCTTGTTTGGAATTGATAAACAAAGCGTAACTTCATTTGCTGCTATTGTGCGTAGTGTGCGTAAACCAAGTGTGTATTCAGGTAAAGGAATTTCATACAAAGGTGAAAAAATTAGACGTAAAGAAGGGAAAACTTCTTCTAAATAA
- the rplR gene encoding 50S ribosomal protein L18 yields the protein MAKLSRNKARKAKHIRIRQTLSGTSDKPRLSVYKSHQNFYAQLIDDSKGVTLTSVSTLKDSNYSGNIQAAKELGAKMGQAVLALGIKELVFDRSGYLYHGRVKAFAEAVREKGVKF from the coding sequence ATGGCAAAATTATCAAGAAATAAAGCTCGCAAAGCTAAACACATTCGTATTCGTCAAACACTTAGCGGAACTTCAGATAAACCACGTTTAAGCGTCTATAAATCACACCAAAACTTTTATGCACAATTAATTGATGATTCAAAAGGAGTTACACTAACTAGTGTTTCAACCCTTAAAGATTCAAACTATTCTGGAAACATTCAAGCTGCTAAAGAACTTGGAGCTAAAATGGGTCAAGCTGTTCTAGCTCTTGGAATTAAAGAACTTGTTTTTGACCGCTCAGGTTATCTGTACCATGGAAGAGTCAAAGCATTTGCTGAAGCCGTTCGCGAAAAAGGAGTTAAATTCTAA
- the rplO gene encoding 50S ribosomal protein L15: MKLHTLKATEGSRKEKHRKGRGHAAGKGKQAGKGQSGQNKRKGHRLGFEGGQTPWFRRIGKRGFTNVNHLEFQVVNLKDLEAKYQDGQEVTIESLFANNLIKRTLPIKVLGNGTLTKKLIVRVHRVSKSAQEAIIAAGGQVQEL; this comes from the coding sequence ATTAAATTACATACATTAAAAGCAACCGAAGGTTCACGGAAAGAAAAACACCGTAAAGGTCGTGGACATGCGGCTGGAAAAGGAAAACAAGCTGGTAAAGGGCAATCAGGACAAAACAAACGTAAAGGACACAGATTAGGATTTGAAGGGGGTCAAACTCCTTGATTCCGTAGAATCGGAAAACGTGGATTTACTAACGTTAACCATTTAGAATTCCAAGTAGTTAACTTAAAAGATTTAGAAGCTAAATATCAAGATGGTCAAGAAGTAACTATTGAATCATTATTTGCAAACAACCTTATTAAAAGAACCTTGCCAATTAAAGTGTTAGGGAATGGAACCTTAACTAAAAAATTAATTGTTCGTGTTCATCGAGTTTCAAAATCAGCTCAAGAAGCAATTATTGCTGCTGGCGGACAAGTCCAAGAACTATAA